A single window of Tenericutes bacterium MZ-XQ DNA harbors:
- a CDS encoding carboxynorspermidine decarboxylase, with translation MQINKNLKTPYYLLDEAKLIKNLEIIKTIKERSGAKVLLAQKAFSNFYFYPLMSKYLDGTTASGLYEARLGYEHFKGEVHVYAPAYKDDDFKEILRYADHIVFNSITQLNRYKDLSKAHGKTIGLRINPEISTQDSAHEMYDPSSPTSRMGTRLVDFDPEIIKDISGLHFHTLCQQNADALEITLKVVEEKFGKYLHDLKWINFGGGHHLTRDDYDIDLLVKLIKHFKETYNLEVYLEPGEGVVLNAGYFVAQVLDIVKNDMPIAILDTSATCHMPDVLEMPFMPPVTSAIKKSQYQYRLSGYTCLTGDNIGEYYFEKPLSIGDHIIFEDMALYTMVKNTTFNGIPLPWIYVRKTDGTDELIKSFGYLDFKNKLS, from the coding sequence ATGCAAATTAATAAAAACCTAAAAACACCATATTACTTACTTGATGAAGCAAAGCTTATCAAAAACTTAGAAATTATCAAAACGATTAAAGAACGCTCAGGTGCAAAAGTTTTGCTTGCACAAAAAGCATTTTCTAACTTCTACTTCTACCCCTTAATGTCAAAATATCTAGATGGGACAACAGCAAGTGGTCTTTATGAAGCAAGATTAGGTTATGAACATTTCAAAGGTGAAGTTCATGTATATGCACCTGCATATAAAGATGATGATTTTAAAGAGATCTTACGCTATGCAGATCACATCGTCTTTAACTCAATCACACAATTAAACCGTTATAAAGATTTATCTAAGGCTCATGGTAAAACCATAGGCCTTAGAATCAATCCAGAAATTTCAACACAAGACTCAGCACATGAAATGTATGACCCATCATCTCCAACGTCTCGTATGGGCACACGCTTGGTTGATTTTGATCCTGAAATCATCAAAGATATCTCAGGTCTACATTTTCATACCCTTTGTCAACAAAACGCAGATGCACTTGAAATTACCTTAAAGGTTGTTGAAGAAAAGTTTGGCAAATACTTACATGACTTAAAATGGATTAACTTCGGTGGCGGACATCATTTAACTAGAGATGATTATGATATCGATCTATTAGTCAAACTCATCAAACATTTTAAAGAGACTTACAATTTAGAAGTCTATTTAGAACCAGGTGAAGGTGTTGTTTTAAATGCAGGATATTTTGTTGCTCAAGTCTTAGATATCGTTAAAAACGACATGCCAATCGCGATCCTAGATACATCTGCAACATGTCACATGCCAGATGTCCTTGAAATGCCATTTATGCCGCCTGTAACAAGCGCAATCAAAAAAAGCCAATACCAATACCGTCTATCAGGATACACCTGTCTAACGGGCGATAATATCGGTGAATATTACTTCGAAAAACCATTATCTATTGGAGACCATATCATCTTTGAAGATATGGCATTATACACCATGGTTAAAAACACAACATTTAACGGGATTCCACTCCCATGGATTTACGTAAGAAAAACTGATGGCACAGATGAATTAATTAAATCATTTGGGTATTTAGATTTCAAAAACAAACTGTCTTGA
- a CDS encoding saccharopine dehydrogenase — translation MSKVLVIGCGAVASVAIQKVAQNHETFSEMIIASRTVSKCQAFAEKLNSDKIKVTAEQLDADVVENIVKIIEKHNPDVVLNVALPYQNIPIMEACIQTKTHYVDTACAEVRDHAGFEYGTQWVYDQKFKEAGVMALLGSGFDPGVTSVFSMYAKKHYFDTIDTIDILDANGGDHGYPFATNFNPEINIREITLPGRYYENGKYVTIPALSKKHTYPLAEIGPRDMYLMYHEEIESLARFIPEVKRIRFYMSFGESYLRHLFALKNVGMTSVEPIKFQGQEIVPLQFLRAVLPDPASLGPRTVGKTNIGCIVSGHKDGVKKNYYVYNTCDHQEAYKETGSQAVAYTTGVPAMIGTALIAKGIWKGAGVFNMEQFDPDPFMDMLNKWGLPWKENFDPVMVPDDAN, via the coding sequence ATGTCAAAAGTATTAGTTATCGGGTGTGGTGCAGTTGCATCTGTTGCCATCCAAAAAGTTGCTCAAAATCATGAAACCTTTAGTGAAATGATTATCGCAAGCCGTACGGTGAGCAAATGTCAAGCATTCGCAGAAAAATTAAACAGTGATAAGATCAAAGTCACTGCAGAACAACTTGATGCAGATGTAGTTGAAAACATCGTAAAGATCATCGAGAAACACAATCCAGATGTAGTGCTTAATGTTGCACTTCCTTATCAAAATATTCCAATCATGGAGGCATGCATCCAAACAAAGACACATTATGTAGATACAGCATGTGCTGAAGTTAGAGATCACGCAGGTTTCGAATACGGTACACAATGGGTCTATGATCAAAAATTCAAAGAAGCTGGTGTTATGGCACTTTTAGGTTCAGGGTTTGATCCAGGTGTAACTTCTGTCTTTTCAATGTATGCGAAAAAACATTATTTCGATACCATCGACACCATTGATATCTTAGATGCAAATGGTGGTGATCATGGATATCCTTTCGCAACCAACTTCAATCCAGAAATCAACATTCGTGAAATCACACTTCCAGGACGTTACTATGAAAACGGGAAATATGTAACCATTCCTGCATTATCTAAAAAACATACATATCCACTAGCAGAAATTGGACCTAGAGATATGTATCTCATGTATCATGAAGAAATCGAATCACTTGCTAGATTTATTCCAGAAGTTAAACGCATACGTTTCTACATGAGTTTTGGTGAAAGTTATTTAAGACATTTATTCGCACTTAAAAATGTTGGTATGACAAGTGTTGAACCGATTAAGTTCCAAGGACAAGAAATCGTACCACTACAGTTCTTACGTGCAGTCTTACCAGATCCTGCATCTCTTGGACCAAGAACAGTTGGTAAAACCAACATTGGTTGTATCGTATCTGGACATAAAGACGGTGTTAAGAAAAATTATTATGTCTATAATACATGTGATCATCAAGAAGCTTACAAAGAAACTGGTTCTCAAGCAGTTGCTTATACAACAGGTGTACCAGCAATGATTGGTACTGCATTAATTGCTAAAGGTATATGGAAAGGTGCTGGTGTTTTCAACATGGAACAGTTTGACCCAGATCCATTTATGGATATGTTAAACAAATGGGGCTTACCATGGAAAGAAAACTTTGACCCAGTCATGGTCCCAGACGATGCAAATTAA